GACGGCCAGTCATTGTCCTGTTCCCTTCTGTTTCGTGCGCAGGGGCGCTCGTTTCCTGGGAGTGCCGAGGGCGGCGACAGGATCGATGCATGTCGGCTGGATGTCGATGCTCTCTGCGGCTCCCCGGCAATGCTCGTCGTCCGCGGACGCCGCGGGCAGGGGCCGACGGAACCCATCCGCACGCCGTACGGCCCCGTTCCGTCGGGCCGTACAGCCCCGGACCCGGCCGGAGGAGAAGGAAGTGGGGGCAGGGGGGACGAGACGTTCAGGCGGTGAAGTCCACCCCATAGAGCGTGCGTCCGCCGACGAGCCCACGCACGGTGACCAGTTGGGGCCGGGCCCCGTCGACCTGATCCGCCTCGAAGGCGGGCAGGGCACGACGCCTGTTGCCGATGCGGCCGACGGGCACCTTGGCCAACAGCCGCAAACACTCCTGCCGCCCGAGTTCGCGAGACCCGCCCGGAGATTCGACAGACACGCACCGACCGGAACGTGCGGGACGGGCTGCTGTCCTGGGTGTCTGGGTGCCGGGCCACGGTCCGGTGAGGGCCCGATGGTTCCGCTACCGGGCCCGGACGGCCACACCTCACCGCCTGAGCGGCGTACGAGAACGCAGCCGTGACGTCCTGTCCTCCAGCCCCCGGCGGGGCTGAGCCGAACGACCCGACCCCATCTGTGAGTTGACCCCGGTCGGCCCTCCCGCGCTGCCTGGTCGGCCCCTGTCAGAGCTCGCCTGCGGCTGTCACCTTCGTGAACGTGACGACGCGGACGAGAGGCAGACCGATGGACGGCAGCGGGCGTATGAAGCGGCGGTTCTGGCGATGGCACAACAACCCGCTCCGGCGGCGCTACGACATCCTCGAAGCCTGGACCATGCTGGCCGTGTGGGCGCTCATCGCTGTGGGCGGTACCGCCGCCGGCCTGGTGACGGCCCATGCTGCCGACGAGGTGTTCGCCAAGCAGCGCGCCGATCGGCATCCCGTGCGCGCTGTTCTCCTCGACGACGTCCCACGAAGCGTGACCGGGGACGGAAGGAACGGCGACAAGATAGTCGCGCCAGTCCGATGGACAGACCCTGACGGCTTTGCCCACACCGACAAGGCCCTGGTGAACACCGGTCTGAAGGCCGGATCCAGAATCGTCGTCTGGATGGACGGCCGGGGCGAGATCACTACCGAACCACCGACTTCCACGGAAGCAGCCGTCGAAGCCGGCGTCCTGGCCATCGCGGCCGCGCTCGCCTTCGCCGGCCTCGCCTTCGGCGCCGGAACTCTCGCACGGTGGAGTCTCGACCAGCGGCGCATCGACCAATGGGACAAGGAGTGGGACCTGGTGGGCCCACAGTGGGGCCACAAGACCAGGTGATCTCACGCCTTGCTAAGAGAGGCACAACCAGCCGTACCAGCACACGGGCGGAGTGAGGTGGGCGCCGGGTGGGTTCGCGTGAGTTCGGGTGGGACATGGTGCGGGGCTGTCCGCAGATGCGCAGGCCCGTGTTCGCCCGTGAGCAAGACGGTGCGGGCTCGCCTCAGACCGACAACAACACGCGAATCACGACCACAGCAACCTCATGACCGGCTTCACGGAAATCGCGACTGAGCCGCTTTCAGCGGTAGCCGACACACCCGGTGGACACTCTCGGGCGCTCGGGTGTGAGCCGCCCCTCCATGACCACATCGGCCGAGACGAAATCTCGGATCAGCGCGTGCCGTGATGTCCGACGCGCGGGTCGACCGGCCGCCTCGCTGGACGCGCGGGAGGCACAAGTGGATGCATATACCGTCCGAGGTCCGGCCAGGGCGTCGATCTCGCCGCAGAGCGCGGTGGGTGAGCCGCCCCAGGGCCAGGGCCTGTCCGCCATGCGGGAGCGCACCGACGGGACATCAATTCGCAGGTCATGGCAGACGCTCGCGGTCACCACAGCAACAGGCCGAACAAGGTACAGCCAGCGTTCACCAAAGGATCGTGGCGGCGTCGTTCGCACGTATTGGTCGGCCTTTGTGATCGGGTGTGCGCCTAAGAACAAAATGGGCGCAGCGGGGGATTTTCCCCGCTTCCTCTCTTGACCCGAGGTACCCATGAGATTGATGGTCTTGAACCATCGGCGTACGAGACCATGGCTGGTCGTGCTCGCCACGGCGACCGCACTGGCCGCCGCACCTGCCATCGCGTACGCGGACAGCGGCCCCGTCGCACCAATCGTCGTTGCTCCGGCCAACGTTGATCCGGTCACCGGTGTGCCCGTCAACGGGGACCGGATCAACGGTGCGCCGGTCACCGGTGCGCCCGTCGGCGGTGCGCCCGTCGGCGGTGCGCCCGTCACCGGCGGAATCCCCTTGACCAACACGTCCGAGAAGATCGGCCCGGGGATCAACCTCCAGCACGTGAAGGCGCTCGACCAGAAGGGCTGGTACGACGCGCAGTTCCTGACCGTGGACCTGTCCAACCGCGCGGTCGGCACGGACCTGCTGACCTCCGGACCAGTCGCGTCCGGCGGGCCGCTGAGCGAGGCCGCCAACAAGGCCGGTGCCGTCGCGGGCGTCAACGGCGAGTTCTTCGACATCGGCAACTCCAACGCGGCGCTCGGGGGCGAGGTCCAGAACGGAGAGCTGATCAAGTCCGCCGACATCAGCGGCCGTCAGCACGTGGGTGTCACCAAGGGCGGCATCGCCCAGCTCGTGGACCTCGCGGTCAACGCGAACGCGTACTTCGCGGGTGCGGACCACAAGGTGCTGTCGCTCAACGCCGCGAACGGCGGCGGGGTCCCCGCGGACGGTCTGATCGCGTTCACGTCGGCGTGGGGCGACTACAACCGCAACCGCGGCATGACAGGCGTGGCCAACGACCAGATCGCCGAGGTGCTGGTCAAGAACGGCTCGGTCGTGTCGGTCACGCCGAACGGTCCCGCGGGCTCGGGGACCATCGCGGACAACGGCTTCGTGCTCGTCGGGCGCGGTGCCTCAGCGACCGCGCTCCGCGCGCTGCAGCCCGGCGACCCGGTGAAACTCGACTACGATCTCGCCGACAGCGCTGCCAAGACGATGAAGTTCGCGCTCGGCCACGGCGGCACCATCGTTTCCGGCGGCAAGGTCGTCAGTGGCCTCGACACCTCGATCGCCCCGCGTACCGCGCTCGGCTTCAAGAACGGCGGCAAGACGCTCGTTCTCGCCACCTGGGACGGCCCGGGCGGCACCGGCAAGGGCGGCGTCGGGATCGACAAGGAGGCGCGTGACCTCGCCGCGATGGGCGTGGAGACCGCGGTCAACCTCGACGGCGGCGGCTCCACCACGATGGTCGCCCGCGCGCTCGGCGAGGACGCCGCGACCGTCCGCAACGTCCCGTCCGACGGCCAGGAGCGCAACGACCCGAACGGCGTGGGAGTGTTCGTCGCGAAGGGCGACGGCAGGCTGGACCAGCTCCTCGTCAGGCCCGCGCCAGGTGCGGCGTCGGCCGACGGTGGCGTGAAGGTCTTCCCGGGACTGCACCGCAGCCTCGTCGCGGAGGGCGTCGACAACCACGCGACGCCTGTGACGGTCGACCCGAAGTCCGTGCAGTGGAACGCGAACGGAGCACCCGTCAAGCGCGGCATGCTCACGGCCCCGGCCCATGCGGATCGCACGATCACGGTCCGTGCGCATGTGCGTAACAACAAGGCGGAGGAGAAGGTCTCCGTCCTCGGCACGCTCAACAGCGTGGAGATGTCGTCCCAGCGCTTGTCGATCGCCGACGCGACGCCTGACAACGCTGTCACCGTCTCTGTGACCGGCCGTGACGCCCAGGGCTACACGGCTCCGATCGACCCGCAGGACCTCTCGCTCGACTACGATCACAGCGTCGTCGACATCAAGTCCGTGGACGGCAAGCTGAGCATCACCCCGCTCACCAACGCGGGGACGGTCCTCAAGGCCTCGGTCGGCGGCAAGTCGGTCCAGCTCCCGATCACGGTCGGCGTGCAGACCAAGACGGTCTACGACTTCGACGACGATGTGCTCGCCCACTGGGTCAACAACAGCACCGCGGCCACGACGTTCTCTGCGGCCCCCGACGGCCTGCGGATCGACTTCAACGCGATGCGCAACGTGGGCATCGCGGTGAAGTCGGCGGCCGGGCGCATCCCGGTGCCCGGGCAGCCGCTTCGCCTGCGGGTGCGGCTCAAGTCGAGCATCAGCGTACCGAACGGTCTGACCTACATCGGCTACGTCGATGCGGACGGCAAGAGCAACGGCTCCTACGGCACCGGCCTGATCGCGAGCGACGACTGGCAGAACGCGTCGTTCACGCTGCCGGCGAACACGAAGTTCCCGATCGCGGTGTCGGGCTTCCAGGGCATCAACACGAGCGCCGCGCAGCAGAAGGCAGGCACGTTCGTCCTGGACCGCGTCGAGGCCGATGTCCCGACGTCGATCGACCAGCCCACCCAGCCCGCCCAGCCCGACCTGCAGCCCGACCCGCTCGTCTCCTACGACGGCTCGCTGCTCCGGGGCCACGACACGTGGAAGTTCGCCACGCTGTCGGACGTGCAGTTCACCGCCGACAACCCGGCGTTGACCGAGGTCGCGACGGCCGCCATCCAGCGGATCCGCAAGACCGATCCGGACCTGATCGTCCTCAACGGTGACGTCACCGACCGCGGCCTGCCGCAGGACCTCTCCCTTGCCCGCAAGGTACTCACCGACGCCGGGTGCGACCTCATACCGGTCGGCCAGGAGCCGGCGGCGAACAGCACGCCGAACCCGAAGTCCGGCTCGGTCCCGTGCTACTACGTGCCGGGCAACCACGAGTCCTACGGCCTCAACAACGTCCAGCAGGACCTGACGAACTTCACCAAGGAGTTCGGCCGGCCGTACCGGACGTTCGACCACAAGGGCACGCGATTCATCCTGCTCGCCAGCTCCGTCGGATCACTGCGCGGGACGGCGTGGGACCAGCTCCCGATGCTCCAGAAGGCACTCGCCGACGCAAAGAACGACGGCTCGGTCCACAACGTCATGGTGTTCGCCCACCACCCGGTGGACGACCCTGCCGAGACGAAGTCCAGCCAGCTCGGCGACCGCGACGAGGCCGCGCTCATCGAGCAGATGCTCACGGACTTCCGTGGCTCCACGGACAAGGGCGCCGCGATGGTCGGATCCCACGCCCAGATCGCCAATGTCCACCGCCTTGAGGGCGTCCCGTACACGGTGCTGCCGTCGTCGGGCAAGGACCCGTACGGCACGCCGGACCGCGGTGGCTTCACCGGGTGGGTCAACTGGTCGGTCGACGCGGACCGGAGCGCGAACGAGCAGTGGCTCCAGACCGATGTCCGCGCCTTCGCGCAGTCCATCACGCTCAACACCCCGGCCTCGGTCGAGGCCGGCGAGACCGCGCAGCTCTCGGGCAGCATCGTGCAGCCGCAGGGCGTGGGGACGGGCACCCGTGTGGTGCCGCTGCGGTACCCGATGTCCGTCCACTGGAGCGGCTCGTCCAACCTGGCGATCGGCAGCGGGAAGCACGCCATCGACCAGGCCCGCGACAAGGGCAAGGTCGCGATCCTCGACCCGCGGACCCGGACGCTCACCGCGCTGCGCAGTGGCTCGGTGACCGTGTCGGTGACGAACGACTCGATGCGCGCCTACACCGACGACAGCTCGCTCGCGCCGATCACGACCTCGAAGACCATCGAGGTCCGGCGGGCCGCGTCCAAGTGACCGTAACCACCATGGGCACGCAGCCGTTGCGGATCGGCTCCTGAGCGGTCCGGTCCGCCGCGCGCAGCGGCCTGGCCGGGGGCGAGCACGCATGTGTTCGCCCCCGGCGCCCGTTTCCCGGCCGTGGCGCGTCTCGGGATCCTTCCGCCTACCGCTGGAGCCTGGGCTGGTTCTACGCGGCCGGCCGGCTCGTCGATGCGGGACTCGTCCTGCACCGGCCGCTGCCGAGACTCGGGCGGTATCTCGCCTACCTTCCCGAGGACCCGGTCGTCGACCGGTATGCACCCGATTTGGAGAAGGCGTGGCTGCGGCCGATGCTCGCGCACCTGAAGGACCAGGGCGCGTTCTCGGTGAAGATGGGCCCGCCGGTGGTGGTGCGCCGCTGGTGTGGGTCGGGAGTGAGGTGCTCGTCCGCGCGCCCCGCGCCTGGACCGCGCCCTGAAGAAGGTCGCCCGCAAGGATGGCGCGTCGTCTGCTGGACGGCATTCTCGTGCGCACCCGTCGCCGTACCGGAACCACGAACCGTAAGAACTGCAGCGGCAGACACACGGCCCACGGCCTGCTGTTCCTCGCGCTCACCGACACCCGCGGCCACCTGATCCGGATCTCCGCGGCCAACCCCGGACGCTCCAGCGAGATCACCACAGCGCGGCACAACAAGCTCACCGCGCACCTGCGCGAGGCCGGACTCGGAGCTCTGGCCGAACTCGGCTTCGTCGGCCCGGACGAGGACCCCGACGACAACCCGGTGATCATCACCGGCTGCAATGCCACCCGCAACCACCAGCTCACCTACGCCGAGAAGGAGGCAAACGGCCTGCTCAGCCGCGAACGCGCTCCCGTCGAACATGGCTTCGCGAACCTCGAGACCCAGCGATTCCTGGCCACGGTCCGGATGAACGCCCGGCACGCGACGACCCGCCTGCGGACCCTCCTCGTCCTGGCGAACACCGAGGGTCCAGAGGTGACAGACGATCTCCGCCACGCGATCATGCCCACCACCGGCACGAGTACGCCACTCCCGACCCACACCAGCCCCATGACCTGCGAAATCAGGTGGGAACGACCTCATTGAGTCACCACGTATCCAGCGCGCATGTCGTCGCCGATAGGTTTCTTCGCCGGCAATGCGTTGTGCAGCTGGACTCGACCCGCCCACTCACATGAGGTAACCGCTCTGGCCATGGGGGCGCGCCCAGTACCGCGGGAAGATCCGAGCGCGACCCGTCAGCGACAACGGCGGGCGTTGAGCCGGGCGGCCTGGCGCGTCAGGTGGTCGCGCTCGGCGAGGTTGGGTGCCTTGTGGGCCGCCTCGGCGTACAGCCGTGCCGCCGTCCCCAGGTCGCCGTCGCGCTCGTGGAGGTACGCCGCCACCGCGGTGTGGCGGGGCAGTGAGGCGTCCAGCGCCGCGAGCGCCGCCAGGCCGGAGCGCGGTCCGTCGGCCTCCCCGACGGCGACCGCGCGGTTGAGCCGGACGACAGGGCTGTCGGTCAGGCGCGTGAGCTCGTCGTACCACTCGACGATCTGCACCCAGTCGGTCTCCTCGGCGGTGGGCGCGTCGGCGTGGAGGGCCGCGATGGCGGCCTGGGCCTGGAACTCGCCCAGCCTGTCGCGGGCGAGGGCCGCCTGGAGGATCCCGATGCCCTCGGCGATCAACGCAGTGTCCCACCTGCCGCGGTCCTGCTCGGCGAGCGGCACCAGGCTGCCGTCGGACGCGGTCCGGGCGGCACGCCGGGCATGGTGGAGCAGCATGAGGGCGAGCAGCCCGGCCACCTCGGGGTGGTCGATGCGGGCCGCGAGCTGCCGGGTGAGCCGGATGGCCTCGGCGGCGAGGTCGACGTCACCGGAGTAGCCCTCGTTGAAGACGAGGTAGAGGACGCGCAGCACGGTGGCGACGTCGCCGGGACGGTCGAAGCGCGCGCCGGAGACGGTGCGCTTGGCCCGGCTGATGCGCTGCGCCATGGTCGCCTCGGGCACCAGGTAGGCCTCAGCGATCTGGCGGGTGGTCAGCCCGCCGACGGCGCGCAGCGTGAGTGCGACCGCCGATGCCGGGGTCAGCGACGGGTGGGCGCACAGGAAGTAGAGCTGGAGCGTGTCGTCCACTGCAGGCGTCGGCCCGGGCGCCGGCTCCTCCTCGACGCGGTCCTCACGCCGTCGGCGGGCGGCGTCGGCGCGGGTCGCGTCGAGGAACTTGCGCCAGGCCACGGTGACCAGCCAGCCCTTGGCATCGCGAATGGGGTCTCCCCTGCCCGAGCGAAGCCGAGAGCTTGGGGAAGGGTCGGCGGCCCAGACCCGGAGCGCCTCGACCAGAGCGTCCTGCACGGCGTCCTCGGCCGCCGCGAAGTCGGCTCCGCGGCGGACGAGGACGGTGAGCACGCTCGGCGTGAGGCTCCTGAGCAGGGCCTCGTCCATCGGTGACGTCACTCCGTGATGGTGGGCGGCGCGGCCAGGAACGGGCGCACCTCCAGCCACTCGTGGATCGGCTTGCCGCCCGCCCCAGGGGCGGCCGACAGCTCCCCGGCCAGCTCGACGGCGCGCTCGTAGCTGTCGACGTCAATGATCATCCAGCCGGCGATGAGGTCCTTGGTCTCCGCGAACGGTCCGTCGGTGACCGGCGGCCGCCCCTCACCGTCGTAGCGGACCCACGCTCCCTCGGGGGCGAGCGCCTGACCGTCGACGAACTCTCCAGTCTTCTCCAGCCGGGCCGCGAAGTCGTTCATGTACTGCACATGCGCCGAGATCTCCTCCGGGCTCCACTGGTCCATCGGCACGTCGTTGACCGAAGCCGGGGCGCCTCGGTAGTGCTTCAGCAGCAGGTACTTGGCCATCGTGGTTCTCCTCGGTGCTCGTACGACCCATTGTGGTCGCGTTCACCCCTGGGACGGAGCCGGACGCGGGTTCTCGACATCGCCGTCCGATTTTTTTTGGGCTTTCGTGGATGAGCCTGGGTGAGCCGTCTCACGGTGTCCGGTCCCGGAAGGGACGCAGGTCCCGGCCGGGGCCGCCGGCCTGGATGTTGAACCGGTAGCGGCCCAGGAAGTTGATACGCCGGTCCTTGAGCGGATAGAGCCGGGCGCCGTCCTCGTCCTTGATCTCGTGGTCTTCGGCGTGCAGCTGAGCGACGGCGGCGTCGAGGTGGCGGGTGTTCCACAGA
This sequence is a window from Streptomyces sp. NBC_01217. Protein-coding genes within it:
- a CDS encoding Rv1733c family protein, with the protein product MTTRTRGRPMDGSGRMKRRFWRWHNNPLRRRYDILEAWTMLAVWALIAVGGTAAGLVTAHAADEVFAKQRADRHPVRAVLLDDVPRSVTGDGRNGDKIVAPVRWTDPDGFAHTDKALVNTGLKAGSRIVVWMDGRGEITTEPPTSTEAAVEAGVLAIAAALAFAGLAFGAGTLARWSLDQRRIDQWDKEWDLVGPQWGHKTR
- a CDS encoding phosphodiester glycosidase family protein — protein: MVLNHRRTRPWLVVLATATALAAAPAIAYADSGPVAPIVVAPANVDPVTGVPVNGDRINGAPVTGAPVGGAPVGGAPVTGGIPLTNTSEKIGPGINLQHVKALDQKGWYDAQFLTVDLSNRAVGTDLLTSGPVASGGPLSEAANKAGAVAGVNGEFFDIGNSNAALGGEVQNGELIKSADISGRQHVGVTKGGIAQLVDLAVNANAYFAGADHKVLSLNAANGGGVPADGLIAFTSAWGDYNRNRGMTGVANDQIAEVLVKNGSVVSVTPNGPAGSGTIADNGFVLVGRGASATALRALQPGDPVKLDYDLADSAAKTMKFALGHGGTIVSGGKVVSGLDTSIAPRTALGFKNGGKTLVLATWDGPGGTGKGGVGIDKEARDLAAMGVETAVNLDGGGSTTMVARALGEDAATVRNVPSDGQERNDPNGVGVFVAKGDGRLDQLLVRPAPGAASADGGVKVFPGLHRSLVAEGVDNHATPVTVDPKSVQWNANGAPVKRGMLTAPAHADRTITVRAHVRNNKAEEKVSVLGTLNSVEMSSQRLSIADATPDNAVTVSVTGRDAQGYTAPIDPQDLSLDYDHSVVDIKSVDGKLSITPLTNAGTVLKASVGGKSVQLPITVGVQTKTVYDFDDDVLAHWVNNSTAATTFSAAPDGLRIDFNAMRNVGIAVKSAAGRIPVPGQPLRLRVRLKSSISVPNGLTYIGYVDADGKSNGSYGTGLIASDDWQNASFTLPANTKFPIAVSGFQGINTSAAQQKAGTFVLDRVEADVPTSIDQPTQPAQPDLQPDPLVSYDGSLLRGHDTWKFATLSDVQFTADNPALTEVATAAIQRIRKTDPDLIVLNGDVTDRGLPQDLSLARKVLTDAGCDLIPVGQEPAANSTPNPKSGSVPCYYVPGNHESYGLNNVQQDLTNFTKEFGRPYRTFDHKGTRFILLASSVGSLRGTAWDQLPMLQKALADAKNDGSVHNVMVFAHHPVDDPAETKSSQLGDRDEAALIEQMLTDFRGSTDKGAAMVGSHAQIANVHRLEGVPYTVLPSSGKDPYGTPDRGGFTGWVNWSVDADRSANEQWLQTDVRAFAQSITLNTPASVEAGETAQLSGSIVQPQGVGTGTRVVPLRYPMSVHWSGSSNLAIGSGKHAIDQARDKGKVAILDPRTRTLTALRSGSVTVSVTNDSMRAYTDDSSLAPITTSKTIEVRRAASK
- a CDS encoding transposase family protein, whose amino-acid sequence is MARRLLDGILVRTRRRTGTTNRKNCSGRHTAHGLLFLALTDTRGHLIRISAANPGRSSEITTARHNKLTAHLREAGLGALAELGFVGPDEDPDDNPVIITGCNATRNHQLTYAEKEANGLLSRERAPVEHGFANLETQRFLATVRMNARHATTRLRTLLVLANTEGPEVTDDLRHAIMPTTGTSTPLPTHTSPMTCEIRWERPH
- a CDS encoding RNA polymerase sigma factor translates to MDEALLRSLTPSVLTVLVRRGADFAAAEDAVQDALVEALRVWAADPSPSSRLRSGRGDPIRDAKGWLVTVAWRKFLDATRADAARRRREDRVEEEPAPGPTPAVDDTLQLYFLCAHPSLTPASAVALTLRAVGGLTTRQIAEAYLVPEATMAQRISRAKRTVSGARFDRPGDVATVLRVLYLVFNEGYSGDVDLAAEAIRLTRQLAARIDHPEVAGLLALMLLHHARRAARTASDGSLVPLAEQDRGRWDTALIAEGIGILQAALARDRLGEFQAQAAIAALHADAPTAEETDWVQIVEWYDELTRLTDSPVVRLNRAVAVGEADGPRSGLAALAALDASLPRHTAVAAYLHERDGDLGTAARLYAEAAHKAPNLAERDHLTRQAARLNARRCR
- a CDS encoding YciI family protein produces the protein MAKYLLLKHYRGAPASVNDVPMDQWSPEEISAHVQYMNDFAARLEKTGEFVDGQALAPEGAWVRYDGEGRPPVTDGPFAETKDLIAGWMIIDVDSYERAVELAGELSAAPGAGGKPIHEWLEVRPFLAAPPTITE